A section of the Pristiophorus japonicus isolate sPriJap1 chromosome 4, sPriJap1.hap1, whole genome shotgun sequence genome encodes:
- the LOC139262752 gene encoding putative nuclease HARBI1: MLLEELCVKRLRFSKEAIGRLCDMLKDDLQTCSKSRIALSVSMEVTMALDFFASGSFQSGTGDISDMSQCAARSCINQVSEFIDFDLSTWQQKETALAGFPKVIGTVDGTHVALKALIEAPARYINRKWYHSLNVMIVCDAQLRILSVNADHSNLYDALNELPAGSAWILNDKGYPLKPWLMTPYRRTNNEAQERCNQALVGTRQVVERTIGLLKSCFWCLDRSGGTLQYSPVKVSRTVVAYCALYNFALQEGLTVNPADQLPAEMEETEDPNVPLVRRDRVEPTGAKSRAAREQRVANTFRGDDAVASIPPPRLPQQGTEKNTRNLK; encoded by the coding sequence ATGTTGTTGGAGGAGTTGTGTGTGaagaggctgcgcttcagcaaagaGGCAATTGGGAGACTGTGTGACATGTTAAAGGACGACCTTCAAACATGCTCCAAGTCCCGCATTGCGTTGTCAGTGTCTATGGAGGTAACCATGGCACTGGATTTCTTTGCATCAGGATCGTTTCAGTCAGGCACCGGTGACATTTCAGACATGAGCCAGTGTGCTGCGAGGTCCTGTATTaaccaggtctctgagttcatagaTTTTGACTTGTCCACTTGGCAACAAAAGGAGACGGcccttgctggcttcccaaaagtgatTGGGACCGTCGATGGAACCCATGTTGCATTGAAGGCACTAATTGAAGCACCTGCGAGATACATCAACAGGAAGTGGTATCATTCATTAAATGTAATGATCGTCTGTGATGCGCAACTCAGGATCCTAAGCGTGAATGCAGATCACTCCAACTTATATGACGCTCTCAACGAATTACCTGCAGGATCTGCATGGATATTGaacgacaagggctacccactaaaGCCGTGGCTGATGACACCATACCGCAGGACCAATAATGAGGCACAGGAGAGATGCAACCAAGCACTTGTGGGCACACGGCAAGTGGTCGAGAGGACAATCGGGCTTTTGAAATCATGCTTCTGGTGCCTGGACAGGTCAGGAGGGACTTTGCAGTACAGTCCAGTGAAAGTGTCAAGGACTGTGGTGGCCTATTGTGCTTTGTATAACTTTGCCCTGCAGGAAGGACTAACTGTTAACCCTGCAGATCAACTCCCTGctgaaatggaggaaactgaggatcCCAATGTCCCTCTGGTGAGGCGTGATAGGGTGGAGCCAACTGGTGCCAAAAGCAGAGCTGCAAGGGAACAGCGAGTAGCCAACACATTCAGAGGTGATGATGCTGTtgcctccattccccccccccgcttACCTCAGCAAGGCACAGAAAAGAATACACGCAATTTAAAGTGA